The window TAGAGACAACAATAAATTATAGACAACTatatttataatttcatattttagatATAccaagaaggaaaataaaattttgatatacATAAAGAAGATaaagttataatatatattttgataTACACATATATACATTTAGTGGCTACCTTATGCCAATATCTATAACTAGGACTTTTTTTGCTAATTTGAAGGACATTTTGGGTAATTTTCCCTCCAAACACCAGCAAAAGGAAAGGTAGAGAGTACAGTAAATGTGATAAAGCTAAAGGTAGAATCATCTGACATCCGTGCCAGTTGCCACCGACACCCCTCACTTCCATTTTCCTAAATTCACACTCCAAACACAAAGACCCCCCAAACTCTTCAATCCATTTGACAGAGAAAATGGCAATTTCAGACAAAGTAACAGGAAATTTAACAACGTTGTACCTAGCAATGATAGGTGCAATGAAAGCCTACGGGTTAATGACCGGTCGAAACTTCAGTGGTTGTTTTGTGCTAATTTTTTCGACAGCTGCAGTTGTTGTGGTCTTGATTGCAAGTCTAACGTGGGATATATCTCTCAAGGCTAGAAATGCTATGACTCGTGATGATCATCCTCAGGTTTATCAACATGGTCATGAATTTTGTCGAGGTGGCATCTGTTGGCACGGCGTCGCCGTCAGTTCCCCGGCGTCTCAAGTCCGGTTTCAGCTTCCTCAGAACCACATCTAAACAAATTCAGAATTTAACTAAACGATGTGAGTTTTGAATTGAAAATgtcggctc is drawn from Nicotiana tomentosiformis chromosome 12, ASM39032v3, whole genome shotgun sequence and contains these coding sequences:
- the LOC104091809 gene encoding uncharacterized protein — protein: MAISDKVTGNLTTLYLAMIGAMKAYGLMTGRNFSGCFVLIFSTAAVVVVLIASLTWDISLKARNAMTRDDHPQVYQHGHEFCRGGICWHGVAVSSPASQVRFQLPQNHI